GACGGCGCCGCAGCCGCTCTGCGCCAGCTCGACATGAATCGCAATGTCGATCTTCTGTTCACCGATGTGGTGATGCCGGGCGCCAATGGCCGTCATCTCGCCGATGAGGCGCGCCGGCGCCGGCCGCAGCTGCAGATCCTGTTCACCACCGGCTACACGCGCAACGCCGTCGTGCACAATGGCGTGCTCGATCCCGGCGTCGAGCTGATCGTGAAGCCCTATTCGATCGACCGGCTGGCGCGCAAGGTGCGCGACCTTCTCGATCGCCGCGAGCCGGGCGTGGAGGCGACCGGCCCGGGATTGAAAATTCTCGTCGTCGACGACGACATCGCCGTCGGCGAGGCCATGGCCGAGCTGCTGCGGCTCGACGGGCACGAGACGCGCATCGCCACCAGCGGCGAGGAGGCGATCGCGCTGGCGCAGAGCTTTCGGCCGGAGCTGGCGCTGCTCGATCTCAGCCTGCCGGGGATGAACGGCTATGATGTGGCGCGAGCGATTCGCGCCTCGCCGGATGGGCGGGAGATCGTGCTGGTCGCCTCCACCGGCTCCGGCGGCGAGACCGTGCGGCTGCGCTGCGAAGCCGCGGGCTTCGATCATCATCTCGTCAAGCCGACGGAACTCGACGCGCTGAAGCGGCTGATCGACGCACGCCGGCTCCGCCCCTCGCGCCCGGCGTGACGCTGTCCCATATGATCGCGTCTCAGCGTGGTCTGTCGAGCGAGCCTCGTCCGGGCCCGTCTCTCGTTATGGACAGCGACAATGGCGAAACCGGCGTCCGAGGTGCTGCGCATGGTCGTCGAGACCGCATTTGCGGCGCGAATGCTGGTTAGCGCCGCCGATGATCGCATCGTTTATGTCAATCGCGCCGCGGAGGACACGTTCGGCTATTCCTCCGACGAGCTCATCGACGCCGAGGTCGACATTCTGCTGCCGTCGCGCATGCGCGCGCTTCATCGCGAGCTGCGTCAGGCGTACTACCGCAGTCCGAGCCGCGTCCTGATCGGCCTCGACCGCGACATTTACGCTGTGCGCAAGAGCGGGGCCGAGTTTCCGGTGCATATCGGGCTCGCGCCGATCCAAGACGACAATGGCGCTCTGTTCGTCGCGGTCACGGTCTTCGATATTTCGCATCACAAGGAGATCGAGCGCCAGCTCGTCGAACGCGCGCATGAGCTCGAGCTCGCCAATGAGCGTCTCGCGCGCTTCGCTTATGTCGCCTCGCATGATCTGCAGGAGCCGTTGCGCAAGATCGCCGCTTTCGCGCAGATGATGGAGCGCGCGCTCGAGCGCAACGACCGCACCGAGGCCGTTCATGCGACCGAGGTGCTGCGCAGCTCCGCGCTGCGGGCGCGCGAGCTGGTCAATGGATTGCTCGCCTATTCGCGCCAGGTGTCGACGCCGCCGCGGTTGGAACGGCTCTTGCTGCGCGGAGAGATCGAAGCGGTGGTCTCGGATTTTTCCGAGCTCATTCGCCAGACCGGCGCGCAGATCGTCAA
The sequence above is a segment of the Methylosinus trichosporium OB3b genome. Coding sequences within it:
- a CDS encoding sensor histidine kinase, which translates into the protein MAKPASEVLRMVVETAFAARMLVSAADDRIVYVNRAAEDTFGYSSDELIDAEVDILLPSRMRALHRELRQAYYRSPSRVLIGLDRDIYAVRKSGAEFPVHIGLAPIQDDNGALFVAVTVFDISHHKEIERQLVERAHELELANERLARFAYVASHDLQEPLRKIAAFAQMMERALERNDRTEAVHATEVLRSSALRARELVNGLLAYSRQVSTPPRLERLLLRGEIEAVVSDFSELIRQTGAQIVNEVAAGVTVDADKAQFERCLSSLLSNAIKYRKPQLTPRIVFSAKDGDELHVSVADNGIGFEPKHAEAIFEPLKRLHSFSQYPGAGVGLALCKATCERHHWRIEAVSQLGAGATFTLSIPHGETAAPRAA